GGGGCTCGAGCGATCGTCGACCGCGAGGTCGACCGGCCGGTCGTCGGGGTAGCGCTCGGGGTGGACGAGCTGGCTGGTGCTCGTCGGTCGATTGGTGAACGCAGCGTCGACGGCATCCCAGCCGCCGGCGTCGTAGATCGATTGGACGAACGTCGGTCCCTCGGCGTACGGCGCGTAGATCGAGAGGTAGAGCCCGACGTTCAGCGACCGGCTCGTTTCGCCGGCGTCGTCACCGTCCGATGGCTCGCCGCCGCTCTTCGACCCGCCGTCTCCCTCGAGCCCACCGTCGCTCGTTTCGGGGAGACACTCCCACGCTGGATCGTCGCGACACCGCTGCTCGTAGCGGTGGGCGAGCAACGTCGCCTCGCCTTCGATGAGGCCGTTTTCCGCGCGGCGCGCGTCGACGGTCGTTCCCCGGCGCTCGAGGCCGAACTGCTGGTCCTGGAGGGCGTGGGCGAGTTCGTGGACGAGCGTGGTGCGATCGATCTGGAGACGGTCGGCGTCGGGGTCGTCGGTGACGACGACGATTCGATCGTCGACGTAGAAGCCCAGCACAGAATCGCCGTAGAGCGAGTCGAACGCCGCGTTGACGTCGGTCTCGCCGTCGACGACGAACGCGGCGCGCCAGAGTTCGTTCGTGAACGCATCCGCGGGCTCGCTCTCGCCGTACCACTCGCGAAGTTCCTCGCGGGACCACACCTCGACCTCGACGTTCTCAGTGTAGCGAAGCCCGCGAATTTCCTCGAGGCGGGCCATCGCGCGGTAGGTGACGGCCTCGAGTTCGGCCGGGCTCAATCGCGCGGGATCGTCGACGTCGAGCGTGCTCGTCGCGTTGTAGCCGTAGATCGTTCCGAGGTCGCGCTCGGCGGAGGCGGGCGCGTCGCTCGGCGCCGTCAAGGGGGCTGCACAACCGGCGAGGACGACGAGGAGGGTGAGGCCGACGGTAACGAGAACGAAGTGGCCGCGCGTTCGCATTGTCGCCCTCGAGGGCGGCCAGCGAGTAAGGCGTTCCTATCGATTCCGCCGGAAGCGAGCGAGCCCGGCGAACGAGAGGAGCAGGGTGCTCACGGCGGCACCAATTCCGAACCCGGGAATGCTGTCGTCAGTCGATTCGTCGGCGCTCAAGTCGTCACCGTCTGCGTCGTTCTCGGAGTCGTTCGAGTCGTTTGAATCGTCGGTCTCGCCGTTGCCGTCCAGGAGCGGACTCTCGCCGTCCTCGAGCACCTCGATGTCGTCGTGGACGGCCGTCAGGTCGTCGACGGTGGGCGCGGTGACGATCAAGAGCCGGTCGTCCTCGGGGTAGATCGTCAGCGCCATGTCGAACTCGGAGCCATCGCCGAACGCGTAGGTGTGAGCGGTGCCGTCGACGCGATCGCCACCCCGGACGTCGATCAGTCGCTCGTAGGTCTCGACGAAGGTGGCGGCCTCGTTGGCGTCTTCCCACTCCAGGGCCCAGACGGTCGCCGTCTCGCCGTTACCGTTCTCGTAGGCGTACAGTTTGTCGCCCTGCCAGCCGCTCGTGGGCTCGAGGTCGTAGTTCAGGGGATTGGTCGTGTTGATCTCACCGCTGGCCTCGAGATTCAGGAACGATTCCGGGGGAACGACCGGCGTCCCGTCGTAGGCGGGGTCCATGAACATCGCCGAGAGGCCTGCCTGCCCGATCACGTTGTAATTCGGCCCTTCCTCGAACGCAAGTCGATCCCAGTCGTCGCTCGATCGGTCGGGCACATCGAGGTCGTTCGCCTCGAACTCGCCGTAGCGCTCGGGGTAGATCACTTCGACGGCCGAGTCGGGCATGTCGTCGTAGAGGGCGTTGACGGCATCCCAGCCGCCCTCGTCGTGGACCGACTGGACGAACGAGGGGCCGTCGCTGTAGGGCTGGAACTGCATGAAGTACAGCCCCCAGTTCGGGGGCGCCTGTGATTGCTCGCCCTCCCCTCCGTCGACGCCGTCGTCGAGGATACAGGGCTCGTTCCACCGGTCGTTCTCGCAGTATTCGAGGTACTGCTGTTCCATCCGGTGGGTGTCGCCCTCGATGACGCCGAGGACGGCGTTGTCGCGGTCGGTGGTGTTGCGGACGTACTCCTCGAGCGGGAAGTGCTGGTCCTGGAGGGCGTGGCCGAGTTCGTGGGCCAGGATGGCCTCGTCGAGTTGCAGTTGCTCGCTGTTTTCGGAGATGACGACGATTTCGTCGTTCACGTAGTCGTAGTAGCCGCCGACGGTCGCGCTTCGGTCGGCCTGGCGCACGTCGACTGCGTCGTCGTTGCTTCCGATGAGCAGCAGGGTTTCGAACTGGGCGTTGTCGAACTGTCGAGTTCGCTGGTCGACGTCCTCGTACTGACCGGCGCTCTCCTCGGCGAACGTCTCGCGGTCGACGATTTCGACCGGCGGCAGCGTCTCGAAGGAGAGACACCGGAGTGCCTCGATTCGGGCGGCCGTCCGGGCGCTGACCTTCTCGAGTTCCGCCTGGGTCAGACCGTCGGAGGCGTCGACTTCGAGGGGCTGGTTGTACCAGTAGCCGTCGAACCAGCCGATGGTTTCGTTTCCGTCCGCGGGTGCGGCGAAATCGTCCGGCGGGTTCGCGGCGCACGCCTGGACGAGGTCGCCGTCGTCCTGGGTGGTCGCGGTCTCGAGGGACGAGGCCGTTTGTCCCTCGAGTGTTGTCCCATCCGCCGTCTGTCCCTCGAGCGCTATCTCGTTTGCCGTTTGCCTCTCGAGCGTCGTTCCGTCGGTCCCGTTGGCGTCCGCAGCGGGGGCGACCGCACCGACGGTCCCGGCGACGGTCCCCGAGAGGACGATAAGCGCGACGAACGCAGCGACGACCGCAACCCGTGTGTTCCCGATTCCCATTGTGCTCTCTCGGGGCAACGAGCGGATAAAAGTGTCTGTCCGTTTTCGGGACGCGGCTCGAGGGGCGTTCCGGTGACGGCCGATCGAAATCACTCGACCCGATTCGACTGGCATACTTCTTTGGTGACCTGTCTCGAAGGGAAGTTGATGGCCAGTAGCACTTCCGTCGTGCTCGCCGCGCTGTTCGCAAATGGGGCGATCGCCGTCCTCAAATTCATTGGCTTCACACTCACCGGGAGCCCTGCGATGCTTTCGGAGACCTATCACTCGATTTCCGACACCGGGAACCAGGTTTTCTTGCTGATTGGCATCCGCTACGGCGCCCAGGAAGCGAACCGGTCGCACCCGTTCGGCCACGGCAAGGCGCAGTTCTTCTACAGCTTTCTCGTGAGCATCATGCTCTTCGGCATCGCCGGCTGGGAGAGCGCGAAACACGGCTACCAGGCGCTGCAAGCGGGCGAGGTCCACCGAGCGAGCGAACCCGTACCGATACTCGGCGCCTCGGTCGATCCGATCTACATTAACTACGCGGTCCTGATCGGGGCGATCGTTTTCGAGACCTACGCCTTCTGGAAGGCCTACCAGGGCATCACCGCTCAGATGGACGAGCACGGCTGGGAGACCCTACGCGAGGCCTTCCGCAAGACCAGTGACGTGACGACGCTGACCGCGCTCACTGAGGACGCCATCGCTCTCGCCGGCGCCGGCATCGCCCTCTTCGGGATCTACCTCTCGAGAACGTTCGAGAACCCAATCTACGACGCGGGTGCGGCCCTCGTCATCGGTATCCTGCTCATGGGATTCGCGGTCGCGCTGGCCTGGGAGAACAAGCGGCTCATCCTCGGCGAAAGCCTCCCCGAGCCCGCCGAGGACGAACTTCGCGACATCGTCGCTGGCTGGGACGGCGTCGTCAGTCTGGTCGAGTTCCGGACGGTCTACTTCGGTCCCGAGGAACTGCTGGTCACCGCCGACGTCGCGTTCGATCCGACTCTCGATACGGAAACCATCGACGACCGCATCACGGACATCGAGGACGCCCTGCGCGAACACGACGGTCAGATCCAGCGCGTCTACATCGAACCCGAGACGGGGGGACTCGGGTCGCCCTGACGGGACCCGAATCGTCCTGACCGGACTCGTATCACTCTGACCGCACTCGAGTCGGCCTGACTGAACTCGAGCCCATCGGACTACTCGACCGAACGAACTCACGGGCGAGACGAACCCTTTTATCGGATGAGTGCCCAATCATCAGTCGTGCCAGGAGTGGGCCAGTACCTGCGCTTTTTCCCGTACGAGGAGCCCTACGAGAACCAGCGCGAGGCGATGGACCGCATCTACAACACCCTCGTGCGTGGACAGAACGTTCTCTTCGAGGGCGCCTGCGGGACCGGCAAGACCCTCTCGGCGCTCGTGCCCGCCCTCGAGGTGGCCCGCGAACAGGACAAGACGGTCGTCATCACGACGAACGTCCACCAGCAGATGCGCCAGTTCGTCGCCGAGGCCCGGGCGATCACCCGCGAGGAGTCCATCCGCGCGGTTGTCTTCAAGGGGAAAGCTTCGATGTGTCACACCGACGTCGGCTACGAGGAGTGCCAGACCCTGCGGGACAACACCCGCGCGCTCGTCGAGGCCGAGAGCGACCACAGCCAGCTCGAACAGCGCCAGCGCGACCTGCTGGCCGAGAGCCAGGCGGGCAGCGAGTCGGCCGCGGAGGCCCGCAGCGCCGTGATGGACGAACTCGAAAACCTCGAGGAACAGATCGAGGACCTCGGGGAGGCCAACGTCTGTGACCACTACCGGAACAACCTGCTCGATACCGAGGCCACCGACGAGTTCTTCGGCTGGCTGTTCGAGGACGTCCGCACGCCCGACGAGATCTACGAGTACGCCGACGAGCGCGAACTCTGTGGCTACGAACTGCTGAAGGAGGGCCTCGAGGGGGTCGACCTCGTGGTCTGTAACTACCACCACCTGCTCGATCCGATGATCCGCGAGCAGTTCTTCCGCTGGCTCGGGCGCGACCCCGACGACGTTATCGCCGTCTTCGACGAGGCCCACAACGTCGAGGACGCCGCGCGCGACCACGCCAGCCGCGCCTGCTCGGAGCGAACCTTCGACAGCGCGCTGGACGAACTCGCCGAAACGGACGACCCGCGGGCTGACGACGCCACGAACGTCCTCGAGGCGTTTCGCGACGCGCTGGTCGAGACCTACGAGGACAGCTTCGGCTTCGGTCAGCGCGGGTCGGTCGGCGACAACTGGGAGGACGTCTCGATCAGTAACGAGGACCGCCGAGACGACCTCACGCTCGCCTTCCTGCAGGCGTACTCGGGCCAGGGTATCGAGGGCGACCTCGAGGCCGCGCGTAAACTTGGCCAGCAACTCGACGAGGAGTACGAGGAGGCCTACCGCGAGGGCGAAACCGCGACCCGAACCGAGTGCCAAACCCTCGAGGCGGCCGCGTTCGTCGCGGCCTGGATGGACGAGGGGGCCGATCAGGGGCTGTACCCCGTCGTCTCCGTCCGCCGGGATGCGGGCACCGACGAGGTCTACGGCCGGGCGGAGCTGTACAGCTGTCTCCCCCGCCACGTCACCGGACAGCTCTTCGAGGCCGTCTCCGGGACGGTCCTGATGAGTGCGACCATCCAGCCGTTCGATGTCACCGAGGACGTCCTCGGCCTCGAGGAGTGCGTGACGATGGCCTACGGGCTGCAGTTTCCCGCCGAGCGCAGGCGGACCTACGCCGTCGAGACGCCCGCGCTGTTTGCCTCCGTCCGTGACGACCCCGACGTCCAGGACGAGGTCGAGGAGGCCATCTACGACGCCGTCCGGATGACCCCCGGGAACACGCTCGCCTTCTTCCCGAACTACGGCGAAGCCGCCCGGTACGCCGAGCGTCTCGAGTCTCGAACCGACGCGACGGTCTACCTGGACGAACCGGGCGTCGGCGCCGAGGAACTTCGCCAGAAATTCGTCGCCGACGACCGTGCCGTTTGCTGCACATCGCTCTGGGGGACCCTCGCCGAGGGTGTGAGCTTCGACGGCGACGACGCCCACACGGTGCTGGTCGTCGGCGTTCCCTACCCGCACCTCGACGATCGCGCCGAAGCAGTGCAAGAGGCCTACGACACCGCCTTCGAGGGGACCGACACCGGGTGGCGCTACGCCGTCGAGATCCCCACCGTTCGGAAGACCCGGCAGGCGCTCGGCCGGGTGATCCGCTCGCCCGAGGACGTCGGCGTCCGCGCCCTCCTCGACCGGCGGTACTCGAGGCGCGCCAAATCCGACCTGGGAACCTACAGCGTCAACGGCACGTTCCCACACGAGGAACGGGAAGAACTGATGGACCTGGACCCCGAGAAGCTCAAGTTCGCCATGATGAACTTCTACGGCGACCACGATCGGTACGCGGGGGAGCCGCCGGCACCCTGAGAGGGCGGCGTGGACTCCCACCGCCTCTCGCCGTTTTTCGTGCTCTCTCGCGGGTTCAGGGCCGTACTTAAGCAGGCAACGAAATCCGACTCACCGGCAGGCGATACTGGCCGTCGAAGAACTCGAGTTCGCTCACGGTCCACGTCACCTGGTCAATCTCGTGGTCGGCGAGTCGGCGGGCCGTTTCGAGGTCGCCGCCCCGGGCTAGCGTTACGTGCGGCACGTAGTCGGGGCCCTCGAGTCCCTCCACGGGGTCGAATACCTCGGCGAGGTCGCGGTGAATCTGCTCGAGGCCGGGGCTCTCGACGGCGAGGTAGACCACGGGCGCCGAGCCGAGCGGCGGCTCCGGGAAGTAGTCGATGCCGGTGACCGCGGCCTCGACTGCAGGGGCGCCCTCCAGGGCGCGGTGGGTGCGGTGCTGGAGGCGGTCGACCTGGGGGGCGTCGCCGAGACGCTTGAGTAGGAGGGAGTGGTCGTCCCGCACGGTGTCGAAGCCGACCAGGGACGGATAGAGGTCGGCCGCGAGCGCCCGAACGCGGCCGGGAACGGGGACGTTGACGCTGTACACTGGTTCGAGGTACTTCTTGGGACGGTATGAGCGTGGCGGTGTTCGGTGAACAGTCGTCCAAACTATAGTTTGTATAGTAGTTACTCGAGGAGTCGACCGTCCCACACTGCTCGCGAGCCCACCCAAAACCCGTCGGGAGAACGAGCGAAAGAGCGCCGCTCGAGTGGACGCAACCGGTTCCGGGTCGGAAAGACCTATTTGTCCGGCCATGCCAATGGAGAACGATGGATGCGAGGGAGCACCGGGCGCTCCTCGGAGTGCTCGTCGTGCTCGGGTGTCTGTGCGCGGGATTTCCATCGATCGCTGTCGCCGACGGCGGCGACCTCGAGGCCGAGGCGGGTGCACGCCTCGTCCTGGACGGTTCGACTGACGCCGCGATGGCAACAGGATCGGTGAGCGACGCGACCGTTCTGACCGGACTGCCGGTGTACTCACTCGAGAGTACTGCTCTCCAGGAGGAATCCAACGAGACCGACGACGAGAGCGACACCGGAGACACAAACGACGCCGGAGACGCCAACGAAAGCGACGATACGGATGAGAACACGGCCAACGAGACCGACGGTGCCACGGCCAACGAGACCGGTAACGAGAGCGCGATTACGGGAGCGACGCCGCCCGGCTACGACGAAC
This region of Natronosalvus halobius genomic DNA includes:
- a CDS encoding Hvo_1808 family surface protein; translated protein: MRTRGHFVLVTVGLTLLVVLAGCAAPLTAPSDAPASAERDLGTIYGYNATSTLDVDDPARLSPAELEAVTYRAMARLEEIRGLRYTENVEVEVWSREELREWYGESEPADAFTNELWRAAFVVDGETDVNAAFDSLYGDSVLGFYVDDRIVVVTDDPDADRLQIDRTTLVHELAHALQDQQFGLERRGTTVDARRAENGLIEGEATLLAHRYEQRCRDDPAWECLPETSDGGLEGDGGSKSGGEPSDGDDAGETSRSLNVGLYLSIYAPYAEGPTFVQSIYDAGGWDAVDAAFTNRPTSTSQLVHPERYPDDRPVDLAVDDRSSPAWSPITDDNGETRTETVGEATLFGALWANGVLDHSLLEEGSELSPYNYSHPATAGWAGDTFVAYEATDGGSTDDEIGATGHVWALEFRTPAAADRFASAYERVLENRGAEAVAGNGTGETYRIGDDEPFAGAYRIEVDDTRVELVGAPTVGDLEAIRPADRAAVTASSSLDRASPAPTGVPTALISRVG
- a CDS encoding Hvo_1808 family surface protein — protein: MGIGNTRVAVVAAFVALIVLSGTVAGTVGAVAPAADANGTDGTTLERQTANEIALEGQTADGTTLEGQTASSLETATTQDDGDLVQACAANPPDDFAAPADGNETIGWFDGYWYNQPLEVDASDGLTQAELEKVSARTAARIEALRCLSFETLPPVEIVDRETFAEESAGQYEDVDQRTRQFDNAQFETLLLIGSNDDAVDVRQADRSATVGGYYDYVNDEIVVISENSEQLQLDEAILAHELGHALQDQHFPLEEYVRNTTDRDNAVLGVIEGDTHRMEQQYLEYCENDRWNEPCILDDGVDGGEGEQSQAPPNWGLYFMQFQPYSDGPSFVQSVHDEGGWDAVNALYDDMPDSAVEVIYPERYGEFEANDLDVPDRSSDDWDRLAFEEGPNYNVIGQAGLSAMFMDPAYDGTPVVPPESFLNLEASGEINTTNPLNYDLEPTSGWQGDKLYAYENGNGETATVWALEWEDANEAATFVETYERLIDVRGGDRVDGTAHTYAFGDGSEFDMALTIYPEDDRLLIVTAPTVDDLTAVHDDIEVLEDGESPLLDGNGETDDSNDSNDSENDADGDDLSADESTDDSIPGFGIGAAVSTLLLSFAGLARFRRNR
- a CDS encoding cation diffusion facilitator family transporter, encoding MASSTSVVLAALFANGAIAVLKFIGFTLTGSPAMLSETYHSISDTGNQVFLLIGIRYGAQEANRSHPFGHGKAQFFYSFLVSIMLFGIAGWESAKHGYQALQAGEVHRASEPVPILGASVDPIYINYAVLIGAIVFETYAFWKAYQGITAQMDEHGWETLREAFRKTSDVTTLTALTEDAIALAGAGIALFGIYLSRTFENPIYDAGAALVIGILLMGFAVALAWENKRLILGESLPEPAEDELRDIVAGWDGVVSLVEFRTVYFGPEELLVTADVAFDPTLDTETIDDRITDIEDALREHDGQIQRVYIEPETGGLGSP
- a CDS encoding ATP-dependent DNA helicase, which codes for MPGVGQYLRFFPYEEPYENQREAMDRIYNTLVRGQNVLFEGACGTGKTLSALVPALEVAREQDKTVVITTNVHQQMRQFVAEARAITREESIRAVVFKGKASMCHTDVGYEECQTLRDNTRALVEAESDHSQLEQRQRDLLAESQAGSESAAEARSAVMDELENLEEQIEDLGEANVCDHYRNNLLDTEATDEFFGWLFEDVRTPDEIYEYADERELCGYELLKEGLEGVDLVVCNYHHLLDPMIREQFFRWLGRDPDDVIAVFDEAHNVEDAARDHASRACSERTFDSALDELAETDDPRADDATNVLEAFRDALVETYEDSFGFGQRGSVGDNWEDVSISNEDRRDDLTLAFLQAYSGQGIEGDLEAARKLGQQLDEEYEEAYREGETATRTECQTLEAAAFVAAWMDEGADQGLYPVVSVRRDAGTDEVYGRAELYSCLPRHVTGQLFEAVSGTVLMSATIQPFDVTEDVLGLEECVTMAYGLQFPAERRRTYAVETPALFASVRDDPDVQDEVEEAIYDAVRMTPGNTLAFFPNYGEAARYAERLESRTDATVYLDEPGVGAEELRQKFVADDRAVCCTSLWGTLAEGVSFDGDDAHTVLVVGVPYPHLDDRAEAVQEAYDTAFEGTDTGWRYAVEIPTVRKTRQALGRVIRSPEDVGVRALLDRRYSRRAKSDLGTYSVNGTFPHEEREELMDLDPEKLKFAMMNFYGDHDRYAGEPPAP
- a CDS encoding 2'-5' RNA ligase family protein — translated: MYSVNVPVPGRVRALAADLYPSLVGFDTVRDDHSLLLKRLGDAPQVDRLQHRTHRALEGAPAVEAAVTGIDYFPEPPLGSAPVVYLAVESPGLEQIHRDLAEVFDPVEGLEGPDYVPHVTLARGGDLETARRLADHEIDQVTWTVSELEFFDGQYRLPVSRISLPA